A portion of the Toxotes jaculatrix isolate fToxJac2 chromosome 16, fToxJac2.pri, whole genome shotgun sequence genome contains these proteins:
- the LOC121195139 gene encoding astacin-like metalloendopeptidase has protein sequence MGAEVRSAGKSISEDQKESELLQRVKAAQRHLLPGVRIGKDLQLSLSVKLQVFNGRAPQEQMRPQLTGDSTFCDEGAELEGSVMLRLLLTALLFVGNVNSSPIRESKKEHLRDWLIMALHYMDSNPETLEELMSENSAVLEGDMILSSDRNAVEHTWPTQEIPYAISPELASRTEDFLSAMAMVSEHTCVSFHKRTTETNYLLFKTSKGCASYVGLIGGEQPVFIAPQCNVGNIIHEILHALGFHHEHTRTDREQHITILTHNIMAGMEKNFKKQQGKTFDLPYDISSIMHYGRSFFSANGLPTIIANHNVKDMGQRVKMTETDIERVRRLYNCGATKKQTEKENGDAEKEKDTNIHITSHRDQSHVSAPPASLQHLGSATGGHNNTSRGQA, from the exons atggGAGCTGAGGTGAGATCAGCAGGAAAGTCCATCAGCGAGGACCAGAAagagtctgagctgctgcagagagt AAAAGCCGCACAGCGCCACCTGCTGCCTGGTGTCCGCATCGGCAAAGACCTGCAGCTGAGTCTGAGCGTGAAGCTCCAGGTGTTTAACGGAAGAG CTCCACAGGAACAAATGAGGCCGCAGCTCACAGGTGATTCGACTTTCTGTGATGAGGGAGCCGAGCTGGAAGGATCAGTCATGCTGCGTCTGCTTCTCACTGCACTTCTATTTGTAGGAAATG TCAACTCCAGTCCCATACGGGAATCCAAAAAAG AACATCTGAGGGACTGGCTCATCATGGCCTTGCATTATATGGACTCTAACCCAGAGACTTTAGAAG AACTGATGTCCGAGAACTCTGCAGTGTTGGAGGGCGACATGATTCTGTCA AGTGACAGGAATGCAGTGGAACATACGTGGCCGACACAGGAGATACCATACGCCATCAGCCCAGAGTTAG CCAGTCGGACAGAGGACTTCCTCTCTGCTATGGCGATGGTGTCTGAACACACCTGTGTGTCCTTCCACAAGCGAACCACGGAGACAAACTACCTGCTCTTCAAGACCAGTAAAGG TTGTGCTTCATATGTGGGTTTAATTGGCGGCGAGCAGCCCGTGTTTATTGCGCCCCAGTGCAACGTGGGTAACATCATCCATGAGATTCTTCACGCTCTGGGCTTCCACCACGAACACACGAGGACAGACCGTGAACAGCACATCACCATTCTTACTCATAATATTATGGCAG GGATGGAGAAAAACTTCAAAAAGCAACAAGGCAAAACCTTTGACCTTCCTTATGACATTTCTTCCATCATGCACTATGGAAG AAGCTTCTTCTCAGCCAACGGTCTGCCCACCATCATAGCAAACCACAACGTGAAGGACATGGGACAGAGGGTTAAAATGACGGAGACGGACATTGAGAGAGTTCGTCGCCTCTATAACTGTG gtgccacaaaaaaacaaactgagaagGAAAATGGCGACGctgagaaggagaaggacacaaacattcacatcaCGAGCCACAGAGACCAGAGTCATGTTTCAGCTCCACCTGCCTCACTGCAGCACCTGGGCTCTGCCACTGGAGGACACAATAACACCAGCAGAGGACAGGCCTGA
- the zcchc9 gene encoding zinc finger CCHC domain-containing protein 9 — MTRWARANNVHKHKPAEATPWSQLRAGGGRGRGGSHPGASGDPTVTKQGPQRDHLRRTQPGGSAVKKPNRKKKDYVSEDVNGFLEYLQQTGQPLPRGDKGGREEEQELREEVETALKKDKRREDRRIKRQKDKKNKMLCFNCRKPGHGLADCPEADRDEEMGRGICYRCGSTEHEIHKCKAKVDPALGDYPYAKCFICGQTGHLSRSCPDNPKGLYAQGGCCRVCGSVEHFQKDCPEHQAATNSVTVGWLSNNMSADHEEVHVPVKKAKPKQTKVVMF, encoded by the exons ATGACGAGGTGGGCGAGAGCAAATAACGTCCATAAACACAAACCAGCAGAGGCCACTCCATGGAGTCagctgagagcaggaggaggaagaggaagaggaggcagtcACCCAGGCGCCTCTGGTGACCCCACTGTTACTAAACAAGGACCTCAGAGGGATCACCTGAGACGGACTCAGCCCGGGGGATCAGCTGTGAAAAAACCCAACCGTAAGAAGAAGGACTACGTCAGTGAGGACGTGAACGGGTTCCTGGAGTATCTCCAGCAGACCGGACAGCCGCTGCCCAGAGGAGataaaggagggagggaggaggagcaggagctcagggaggaggtggaaactgcactgaagaaagacaagaggagagaggacagacggataaagagacagaaagacaagaagaacaaaatg CTGTGTTTTAACTGCAGGAAGCCCGGCCACGGTCTGGCAGACTGTCCGGAGGCAGACAGAGACGAGGAGATGGGCCGAGGCATCTGCTACCGCTGCGGCTCCACCGAGCACGAAATCCACAAATGTAAAGCTAAAGTGGATCCTGCTCTGG GTGATTACCCGTATGCAAAGTGCTTCATCTGCGGTCAGACTGGACACCTGTCACGATCCTGCCCAGATAATCCTAAAGGACTCTACGCACAAG gaggcTGCTGTCGGGTTTGTGGTTCAGTGGAACATTTTCAGAAGGACTGTCCAGAGCACCAGGCTGCAA CGAACTCTGTGACAGTGGGCTGGTTGTCCAACAACATGAGTGCAGACCATGAGGAAGTCCATGTCCCAGTGAAGAAAGCCAAACCCAAACAGACTAAGGTGGTGATGTTCTGA